Genomic window (Falco cherrug isolate bFalChe1 chromosome 4, bFalChe1.pri, whole genome shotgun sequence):
GGAAGGTGTGCGTGTTAGGGCTGTGGGGGAAACATCCCCTTGGCCTCATGAATGTGCTTAATCCTTCCCTTTTTGTGAGTGTCATCCAGTTCCCTTCAGCTTCATATTTGTTTGGAGCTTTTTACACTTGGTTGACTGTAAGATTTTGTGTTGCTCTGGATCTGTTTGCTCTTGCTGCCAACCAGACGCTGAGTCACTCTGCATGCGAGTGATAGAATCTGGCATTTCTCTTTGCCACAACGCCTGCTAGGAGGAAACAGCTCCCTTCCAAGTCCCTGCTGTAAAACTCTTGCTGGACTCTCCCAGGAGCAGAGCCGATGTTTACTGGCCAGCTATGTGAGAACGTGCCTGTAGGACCACTAGACCATTGTAATAGTTGCAATTCTTTTCTAACCATACAAATGCCAGCCAACAGTAGCTTAAGCTCTAGTCTTCTGCCTTCTTCTCAGGTGGGATCTCTTAATGTGAAATGCCTCTGTACGCCGTGTCACACTTCTGGACACATCTGTTATTATGTGACTAAGCCAAATAGCTCCGAGCCACCTGCTGTTTTTACAGGTGAGGAGTTGGGAGGTTGCATTGCTGGCAGTCTGTGTTGCAAAGAAATAAGCTACCCCTCTGCCTGTGTGCTCCTGACTCTGGATGTGCATTCATCCCTTGCTGCCCGTGCAGCTGGTTAACATCTACATCTTGCCCCCTTACCAAGTGCTAGCAAGTAGTAATTGTAGATGAAACTGGTGAAACCCCTCTGGGTTTGTAAACCTTTGCTGGACACCCTGCAAGCAACATCAAGAGCGAGCCCTGGCTGAGTCCTCCATctagcattttcttccttgaaacAAGAGCCGTTGGTTTACTCTCGCGGGCCAAGCTGTGGCTGATTCTAAAACCTGTTGTTTTTCCATATATCTGTACTCATGTCCGTAACAAAACTGAGAGAAGAGGAAGTAGGGGAGTAAGAAAGGGCTGGTGGTCCGTCTGTGGCAGCCAGGTTCTGGATCCTGTTTTGGAGAGTAGGGTTTCCCCTTCCCTCAGTCTGCACCCAGTCTCCCCAGACTGCCACCTCATCCCTCTCCTGACGGGCATTCTCCAGAgcctgcaccagctgctgcatGGAAGAAGTAACAGCTTAAGCAAGACTTTAGGGCGCACTGGGGAGAAAATGCAGAGGTGACTCATCTTTGTTCAGCTTCATAGCAAAGAGAACGAGTGTTCCTTTTCCATTCTAGAAAGGATGAGAGGGGCCGGCAGACTACCCACAGGTAGGGAGGCGCTAGCACGGTTTGCCTGGCACGACTGTGGGGTTTCCTACATTAGAAGCTGCATTTGCCACGTGGGTTTATGTAGTGCTGAGCCTGTGTGTGGGGCAGCAGTGTAGCCTGGCTCTCCCCGTGCCTTCTGCCAAGCAGCGCTGAGGACAGCAGTGGCAGGACTGAGCCCTCAGGGACTGTGTGCTCACGCTTTGGTGTGAGGAGCCTTGTCTGGTCCTGATGCCATGTCACACCGCCCTTGCAGGTGACACGCTGTTTGTGGCTGGTTGTGGGAAATTCTTCGAGGGAACCCCGGAGGAAATGTACAGAGCGCTGATTGAGATTTTGGGCAGCTTGGACCCCAAAACGGTATGAGCCTTTCCTTCTGTGCTAGAAAGTTAACTGGCCAGGAACTGCTGTAGACATCAAAGAAACTAATAATATTGTTGTTCAAAGAGAGAATTTCTCATGTGTTGAAGGAATGAACGCTTACATCAGGAATTGTCTTTGATGCTGAATAGCTGGAGTCCTCTGGGAAGGAAATACCTACCTAAAATACGTTTGTGCTTTGTGGGGAAAGAGCAGGGGTTGCTTATTAAAGCAAAGGCTAGCGAGCTGGGGCGCCTGGGCTCTTTCATCAGGCTTGTCAGTTAATTGGCAGAAGGTACTGGCTGATAACTCCTGGCACTTCTGTGCATGTACAGTGGAGTGTCGTGTGTTCTGGAGGGCTGACTCTCATTTCTGCTGTACCATGACATTGGTGATGGTACATGGCACTCACCTTTGTACCCTCAGAGTTACCCAGTGTttgctcttcctttctcttcctagAGAGTTTACTGCGGTCACGAATACACAATCAACAATCTCAAGTTTGCTCGACACGTTGAACCCAATAATGTCGCTATCCAGGAAAAGCTTGCGTGGGCCAAGGTGAGCTGGTTCATCCTTTCCCTACACTTGATGCTTTCATGGAGGTAGAGGAGAGTCCGTGTTGGGGAGacagagaggctgagggaagggAGTTAAGAGCCCGGTGCTGCAGTATGTGGTGTGGCCAGGGCAGCGATGCGCTGGGCAACAGGGTTTGTTTGTGTCCCAAGCGGACGGTTGGCTGGCTGGTGGTGGGGTGACCCTCCCTGGAAGCCTGTTGGTATAATGACAGGCTGATGTCCACATCTGTCTGGGAGGGTCCGCTCTGTTCCCGGTCTCTCTGTGCGTCCTTCAGTGCTTGTCTGTCCGGTGGCCCTGGCCTGAGGAGCAgctcaggcaggcagctgcagcactgcacctGCACGGCTCATACACGGGCCGTTTCTTGTTCACCACCACATTCTTCCTGAAGCAGGAATCTCTCCTGTGTTACAGGCAAAGTATGACAGTGGTGAGCCAACCATACCCTCCACCATTGCAGAAGAGTTTACGTACAACCCCTTCATGCGAGTGAGGTATGGAGGAGGTGTGGGTATGGGTCCTTCTGTTTGGAGGGGGGATGTGGGGAGGAGCAGGTCTCCAGAGAAAGAGCTGGAAGTGGATATTGCTCTCCTGCCTCACGTGTTCCTGTTCTGATGCCCTCAAGACCCTCCTCAAAATGTACTTGCTGTCCTGGCAGAGGCTTGCTGCTGTGGCGTGTGAAGGGTTGTggtgagcatctctgctgccGTGAAGTCCCT
Coding sequences:
- the HAGH gene encoding hydroxyacylglutathione hydrolase, mitochondrial isoform X3, whose amino-acid sequence is MKVELLPALTDNYMYLLIDEETKEAAIVDPVQPQKVLDAVKKHGVKLTTVLTTHHHWDHAGGNEKLVKMETGLRVYGGDSRVGALTQKVSHLTSLKVGSLNVKCLCTPCHTSGHICYYVTKPNSSEPPAVFTGDTLFVAGCGKFFEGTPEEMYRALIEILGSLDPKTRVYCGHEYTINNLKFARHVEPNNVAIQEKLAWAKAKYDSGEPTIPSTIAEEFTYNPFMRVREKTVQQHAGETDPVRTMGAIRKEKDNFRVPKD